The Chitinophaga caeni genome segment AGGACGACAGGAAAGCTATCGGTCTTGCCTGTGCGATAGCCGGAATGACGGCACGGCTGATTGAACGAATGAAAGCAAGCCTGACAGGCAGAATTGTATCAAGACTGCCGTACGGTGTGCAGGGATGACAGCCCTGTTCCATGCAGGACGGCAGGCAGTACACGGAAAATAGAAACTTAAAAATAGAATAGAAATGGAAGCAACAAACAGGACAAAATTCATTGCTTTTTCAAGCCAAAAAGGGGGCGTTGGAAAAAGTACGTTTACAACGGTTACGGCAAGCATACTCCATTACCAAATGGGTTATAATGTAGCCGTCTTTGACTGTGACTATCCACAGCACAGCATCTGCCAAATGAGGGAACGGGATTTGAAAGCGGTCATGCAAAACGAGGTGCTGAAAAAACTGGCGCATCGCCAATTCTCCACCATCAATAAGAAAGCTTATCCGGTACTGCAAAGTAAAGCGGACAATGCCATAACGGATGCGGAAGCATTCATACAGGCTTCGACTGTTCCCGTGGATGTGGTTTTCTTTGATTTGACCGGAACGGTGAACACTACGGGCTTGCTCAACACACTGGCAGGAATGCACCACATCTTTTCGCCCATCACGGCAGACCGTGTGGTCATGGAAAGCACATTGAGCTTTACCGATGTGCTGACCAATGTCCTTATGAAACATGGGCAGACCTCCATCGAAACCATACGGCTGTTTTGGAACATGGTCGATGGCAGGGAAAAATCCCAACTGTACGAAATCTACGGCAACGTCATTAAGGAAGTGGCACTGCAAGCAATGGAAACACGTATTGCGGATAGCAAACGCTTCCGCAAGGAAGGCGAGGCAATG includes the following:
- a CDS encoding ParA family protein yields the protein MEATNRTKFIAFSSQKGGVGKSTFTTVTASILHYQMGYNVAVFDCDYPQHSICQMRERDLKAVMQNEVLKKLAHRQFSTINKKAYPVLQSKADNAITDAEAFIQASTVPVDVVFFDLTGTVNTTGLLNTLAGMHHIFSPITADRVVMESTLSFTDVLTNVLMKHGQTSIETIRLFWNMVDGREKSQLYEIYGNVIKEVALQAMETRIADSKRFRKEGEAMAKTVFRSTLLPPDKRLMKASGLDLFISEFLRTVKL